Genomic DNA from Desulfurivibrio alkaliphilus AHT 2:
CCAACTCCGGGACATGACATTCTTCCGAGGCAATCTGCGGACGGCCTAAAGCGGCAACTTCCAGTATGGTCAGCGGCAGCCCTTCGTCGCGGGAGGTGAAAAGAAAAAAGTCGCAGGACTTCATAACCCGCATTTTTTCTTCCCCTTCCAAAATGCCGGCGAATATTACTCGGTCTTCGAGACCGCTTGTTTGCACCTGCTGTTTGAGCCGACTCATTTCCCCTTCGTCAGGGCCGATGACCAGAAAGGAAAAAGCCAGGCGGTCCTTGAGGGTTTCCAGGACCGTTAGGGAGATGTCCAGCCCTTTGATGTAGGCCAATCGCCCGATAAAACCAATGATCTTATGATTCTGTGGAATATTGTACCTGCGATGCAGATCTGTTCCAGGTATATCCGCAAATTCCGCCGGATTCAGCCCATTGGGGATGACCACAACTTTGGCCGCCAGGGACGGATCGAGGGTCTCGATCCCTTTCTTTTCTTCTACGGTCAGGGCGATGATGTTACGGGCACCGCGCAGGATTCCAAGGAAGAAAAAAATGAGAAGCCGTTTAACGGCGGCAAACCTGGCGGATCGCCGCAAAGCGGAAAGCGAGCCATGAGGCTGGAGCAGCAAGGGGATCTGGTAATAACGGCTCAGCCAACCGGCAGCGACTGTCGGCAAAGAAAAAAAGTCATGGCAGTATATAACATCGAATCGCCGGCAATTTCTGGCCAGCCAAGGGATTAGCAGCACCGGCAGATAACCGTTGCATTTTTTTGCTAGCTTGTTGCTGATATTACGGAAGCGCAGAACACTGATTCCTTCCATGACTTCCGTTGTCCTACCAACTCGGCTGGTAGCATCCAAGGCGTCGGTGGTAGCCACCGTGACCTCATATCCTCTGGCAACCAGACCTCGGGCAATCTCGTAAGCAACTTTGACCGGCCCCCCGTAGCTGATTGCCGGCATAAAATATGGAATTACCAGTAGAATCTTCATGTTGCTGCCGCTGGCCTGATGGGCTTTTTCCCACCTTTATCTGTTGTCAGCCCGGCAACAATCTCTTCCAGCCGCTGGTTGAACTGGGGTTGTTTCCACTGGGCCGCTCTGGCCTTGCCACGTTCGCTAAGATCGGCACAAAGCCCGTCATCGGTCCACAACCGCCGAATGCAGTCCGCCATTTCAGCCACTGAATCCTGGTGGAAGACCAGGGCCGCGTCTCCTACCCGGTCGGGCATGCAGGTCACCTTGGCCAGGGCCATCGGGCAACCCAGGGCCATTGCTTCCAGAGGCGGCAGGTTGGTCGGGCCGTAGCAGGAGGCGTAAATCAGGGCCCGGGCCCGGCGATAAAGCTCCGGCATGTCCGCGTCTGGAACGTAGCCCAGAATAAGAACATGCTCGGCCAGGTCCAGTTCTTTGATCAATTGGAGGACCGAGTCCCAGGCATTTTTAGGAGAGCCGACCAGGACCAGCTTGAGGTCGGGCAATTCTGGCTTCAGCGTGGCTAACGCCCGGAGCATTTTTTTATGGTTTTTGTGTTCCCAGAACTGGGCCGGGTAGAAAAGATATTTTGCCGGCAGCTGGTAGCGGAGTTCGAAATCCGGTGGAGTCTTGGCTACTTCAATGTAACGAGGCACAACCATCGGCATGATGTGAATACGTTCCTCTGCCAGGTGGAAGGATTCCATTACCTGCTGCTTGTCGATTGGAGAAAGGACGATCACCCCTTTGGCCCAGCGGCAGATGTTGGCATATAGTGGGATGCGATACAGCAACTCCCAGCGCGAAGCGGCCTCGGGGAAGCGCTGACCGTCATAAAGGTGGGCCACATCCAGTACCGTTACCAGGGCCGGCACCGGCATCTGAAAGCTGCGAGCATCTTGGGCCGGGAAAATCCACAGGTCGCATTGCTCCTTGAGCATTGCCTTGGCCATGGGGTGAAACCAGGGGCAGAGCCGGCGCCATGGTCCCATGGGCAAACGCAGCAGCAGCCAGGCCAGTCCCAGGGCCCGGCCCCAGAAGCCGCGGGGAATGTGAATTTTCTTCACACTGGTATAGGGCTCCAGGTAATCCCGCCAGACTGTATCGACATAACCGGCCACCACCGTAAAGCGGTCCCTCGGCAGAGCCGCCACCGCGTCGAGCATGGTCTGAGTGTATTGGAACGTGCCGCCAAAATGGGGCGGTACCTCCAGGAAAATCCCGATCTTTTTCATGTTGCTCGCTTTCTTGCTACCACGGCGATGTTCCAGCTGGTGGGCGAGAAATCCTCAGCCATAAATGTACCGCGGTGGATCAGGTCGAAGCCTCCTAGCTCCAGGTAGGTTTCGATTTCGCGGAAGAAAAAATAGCGCACCCGGTGTTGTTCACGGAACTCATGCTCGCTTTGGCCCGCGACCAGGCAGCGAAACTGAAAGTTTACCTCGGCGATCTGTTCGACGAGATCGAGTCGGGTGGTGGAGGTGCGGTGAACCTCGAGGTTGCCCCGCCGCTTGCGCAGCTCCCGCACCGGTGAGTAATTGTTGATTACTGCGTTACCGTTCCAGTAATCGAAGACAAACAGGCCGCCGGGGGGCAGCAGCTGGCTGACATTTTCCAGAGCGGTCGTCAAGTCGTGATGGCCGGTCAGGTAGTCGATGGCCGAGAACATGGAGATGACCGCGTCAAAGCGCTTGCCAATTTTGGCCGCCTCTTGAAAGGAGTGGTTGTAAAAGGTTGCCTGGCTGGCCCGGGCGGCAGCAGCGGCCTGGGCCCTGGCAATCATCGGCGCGGAGATATCGCTGCCTGCAACCTGGTAGCCCATGGCCTCCAGTTCAAAACAGTGACGCCCGGTGCCGCAAGCCAGATCCAGGACGGTGCGCACCGACCCGGCGGGATCGGCGTAACGGTTCAGCAGATCGGCGATGAAGCGCGCCTCGTCCGGGTAGGGCTTGTCTTCGTAGAGCAGATCGTAAAATTCGGAATAATCGGCAAAGATATCCGGCATGGGTCTCAGGTGGCCGCTACGGCGGTCAGCAGTTGTTCGGCGATATGGGCGATTTGCTCTTGGGCCAGCACTGGCCCGGAGGGCAGATAAAAGCCGCGCTGGGCCACCGCGTTGGCCCGGGGGCAATCCTCCCGGCCAATGTGGGCGGCCAGGGGCAGGTGTTGCTGGAGGTTGTATGGAATGAAGGTTTCCCGGGTTTCGATTCCGGCGGCCGCCAGCTTCGCCATGACCTCGGCCCGCCGGCCCGCCGCATGTCCGGCCAACACTACGTGG
This window encodes:
- a CDS encoding class I SAM-dependent DNA methyltransferase, which translates into the protein MPDIFADYSEFYDLLYEDKPYPDEARFIADLLNRYADPAGSVRTVLDLACGTGRHCFELEAMGYQVAGSDISAPMIARAQAAAAARASQATFYNHSFQEAAKIGKRFDAVISMFSAIDYLTGHHDLTTALENVSQLLPPGGLFVFDYWNGNAVINNYSPVRELRKRRGNLEVHRTSTTRLDLVEQIAEVNFQFRCLVAGQSEHEFREQHRVRYFFFREIETYLELGGFDLIHRGTFMAEDFSPTSWNIAVVARKRAT
- a CDS encoding glycosyltransferase family 4 protein codes for the protein MKKIGIFLEVPPHFGGTFQYTQTMLDAVAALPRDRFTVVAGYVDTVWRDYLEPYTSVKKIHIPRGFWGRALGLAWLLLRLPMGPWRRLCPWFHPMAKAMLKEQCDLWIFPAQDARSFQMPVPALVTVLDVAHLYDGQRFPEAASRWELLYRIPLYANICRWAKGVIVLSPIDKQQVMESFHLAEERIHIMPMVVPRYIEVAKTPPDFELRYQLPAKYLFYPAQFWEHKNHKKMLRALATLKPELPDLKLVLVGSPKNAWDSVLQLIKELDLAEHVLILGYVPDADMPELYRRARALIYASCYGPTNLPPLEAMALGCPMALAKVTCMPDRVGDAALVFHQDSVAEMADCIRRLWTDDGLCADLSERGKARAAQWKQPQFNQRLEEIVAGLTTDKGGKKPIRPAAAT
- a CDS encoding glycosyltransferase, with protein sequence MKILLVIPYFMPAISYGGPVKVAYEIARGLVARGYEVTVATTDALDATSRVGRTTEVMEGISVLRFRNISNKLAKKCNGYLPVLLIPWLARNCRRFDVIYCHDFFSLPTVAAGWLSRYYQIPLLLQPHGSLSALRRSARFAAVKRLLIFFFLGILRGARNIIALTVEEKKGIETLDPSLAAKVVVIPNGLNPAEFADIPGTDLHRRYNIPQNHKIIGFIGRLAYIKGLDISLTVLETLKDRLAFSFLVIGPDEGEMSRLKQQVQTSGLEDRVIFAGILEGEEKMRVMKSCDFFLFTSRDEGLPLTILEVAALGRPQIASEECHVPELAEYQAGLLHPLNDLAGFARSIETLIDQEPERQVMGVNARKMVRERFSTGAMLDRIDQLLKIGPGSENKSAATTTGKEQVP